The Pleuronectes platessa chromosome 13, fPlePla1.1, whole genome shotgun sequence genome includes a window with the following:
- the LOC128454545 gene encoding adhesive plaque matrix protein-like: MRWQGIPVSLWCNKPATPPATTPPAATSAQPQDPEHIPKFPVYPPYYHWYPPGPLPTPAEPTTTPPKMTTKPTTIQSQVPQVPHFPKFPPYGPQMPQFPPYGHYQQFPHYHWPLPTPAEPIITTLEMTTEPTTTQSQVTQVPHFPQFPKFPPYGHQMPYLPPYGPQFPPYGPFQIFPHHHKPQPTLAEPTMTTPEMTTEPTTTQSQVTQVPQFPQMPKLPPYGSQIPQFPPYGHYPQFPHYHWPLPTPAEPTITTPQMTTKHTTTQSEVPTFPQLPKFPHFPPYGPQMPQFPPYWPAIPQIPYGHLLPNPFHQFIPPSAPK, translated from the coding sequence ATGCGATGGCAGGgaatcccagtttcactctgGTGCAATAAACCTGCAACACCACCTGCCACTACTCCACCTGCCGCTACTTCAGCTCAACCACAGGATCCTGAACATATTCCTAAGTTTCCTGTCTACCCACCTTACTATCATTGGTATCCTCCTGGGCCTCTGCCAACCCCTGCAGAGCCGACTACAACTCCTCCAAAAATGACGACAAAGCCCACAACTATACAATCTCAGGTGCCGCAGGTGCCCCACTTTCCAAAGTTTCCACCATATGGGCCCCAGATGCCGCAGTTTCCACCATATGGCCATTATCAGCAATTTCCTCACTATCATTGGCCTCTGCCAACCCCTGCAGAGCCCATTATAACTACTCTAGAAATGACGACTGAGCCCACAACTACACAATCTCAGGTGACGCAGGTGCCCCACTTTCCACAGTTTCCAAAGTTTCCACCATACGGGCACCAAATGCCGTACCTTCCACCATATGGGCCGCAGTTTCCACCATACGGACCTTTTCAGATATTTCCTCACCATCATAAGCCTCAGCCAACCCTTGCAGAGCCCACTATGACTACTCCAGAAATGACGACCGAGCCCACAACTACACAATCTCAGGTGACTCAGGTTCCCCAATTTCCACAGATGCCAAAACTTCCACCATATGGGTCCCAGATACCGCAGTTTCCACCATATGGCCATTATCCGCAATTTCCTCACTATCATTGGCCTCTGCCAACCCCCGCAGAGCCCACTATAACTACTCCACAAATGACGACTAagcacacaactacacaatctGAGGTGCCCACCTTTCCACAGTTGCCAAAGTTTCCACATTTTCCACCATATGGGCCCCAGATGCCACAGTTTCCACCATACTGGCCCGCAATACCGCAGATTCCCTATGGACATTTACTTCCCAATCCTTTTCATCAGTTTATCCCACCATCTGCCCCAAAATAG